In a genomic window of Actinomycetota bacterium:
- the glnA gene encoding type I glutamate--ammonia ligase: MFSNAEEALKYVKNEGIEFIDVRFIDLPGVMQHFNMPAVSFDESVFEDGLMFDGSSIRGFQAIHESDMKLIPDPATAYLDPFRKAKTLVMNFSIRDPFTNEPYGRDPRSVAANAEAYLTSTGIADTVYFGPEAEFYVFDEVRFDSNQHESYYHIDSIEAAWNTGRIEEGGNLGYKTPYKGGYFPVPPVDHFADIRDDMVTKLLGVGLTVERSHHEVGTAGQGEINYKFNTLQHAADEVMLFKYIIKNVAWEHGKSATFMPKPLFGDNGSGMHCHQSLWKDGKPLFYDERGYGGLSDIARWYIGGLLHHAPSLLAFTNPTVNSYHRLVPGYEAPVNLVYSARNRSACIRIPVSGNNPKAKRIEFRVPDPSANPYLAFAAQLMAGIDGIRNKIEPLAPVDKDLYELPPDEHAAIPQVPASLGEALTALEADNEYLQAGGVFPLDLIETWIDYKRSKEIEPIQLRPHPYEFNLYYDI, encoded by the coding sequence ATGTTCAGCAATGCCGAGGAAGCGCTCAAGTACGTCAAGAACGAGGGCATCGAATTCATTGATGTTCGCTTCATCGATCTGCCCGGAGTGATGCAGCACTTCAACATGCCGGCGGTGTCCTTCGACGAGAGCGTCTTCGAGGACGGTCTCATGTTCGACGGATCCTCGATTCGCGGATTCCAAGCCATCCACGAATCCGACATGAAATTGATCCCGGATCCGGCAACTGCCTACCTTGATCCATTTCGCAAGGCCAAGACCCTGGTGATGAACTTCTCGATTCGCGATCCGTTCACCAACGAGCCCTACGGTCGCGATCCGCGCAGCGTGGCAGCCAATGCCGAGGCCTACCTCACATCAACAGGCATTGCCGACACGGTGTACTTCGGGCCAGAAGCCGAGTTCTACGTCTTCGATGAAGTGCGTTTTGACTCCAACCAACACGAGTCGTACTACCACATTGACTCCATCGAGGCTGCTTGGAACACCGGGCGCATCGAGGAGGGCGGCAACCTTGGCTACAAGACTCCATACAAGGGCGGCTACTTCCCAGTGCCACCCGTTGATCACTTTGCAGACATTCGCGATGACATGGTCACCAAGTTGCTCGGCGTCGGGCTGACAGTCGAGCGTTCACACCATGAGGTCGGCACTGCAGGTCAAGGCGAGATCAACTACAAGTTCAACACACTGCAGCACGCCGCCGATGAGGTCATGCTGTTCAAGTACATCATCAAGAACGTGGCCTGGGAGCATGGAAAGAGCGCGACCTTCATGCCCAAGCCACTCTTCGGTGACAACGGATCCGGCATGCACTGCCACCAGTCGTTGTGGAAGGACGGCAAGCCGCTGTTCTACGACGAGCGCGGCTACGGCGGACTGTCGGACATCGCTCGTTGGTACATCGGTGGCCTACTTCACCACGCACCATCGCTCTTGGCATTCACCAATCCAACAGTCAATAGTTATCACCGCCTCGTGCCTGGCTACGAAGCTCCGGTAAACCTCGTCTACTCCGCTCGCAATCGCTCGGCGTGCATTCGCATCCCAGTGTCGGGCAACAATCCCAAGGCCAAGCGCATCGAATTCCGCGTGCCTGATCCTTCAGCAAATCCCTACCTCGCATTTGCCGCCCAGCTCATGGCTGGCATCGACGGGATCAGGAACAAGATCGAACCGCTTGCACCTGTCGACAAGGATCTTTACGAACTCCCACCTGACGAGCACGCGGCAATTCCGCAGGTTCCGGCCTCACTGGGCGAGGCGCTCACGGCCCTTGAAGCCGACAACGAGTATCTGCAGGCGGGTGGGGTGTTCCCTCTTGATCTGATCGAGACCTGGATCGACTACAAGCGGAGCAAGGAGATCGAGCCAATCCAATTGCGCCCGCATCCATATGAGTTCAACCTCTATTACGACATCTAG
- a CDS encoding phosphodiester glycosidase family protein, with product MRTVIKRTSLILAALLVAALVFVGWSIYSAMDQRPGEPFQVVAATWMRDHHMGAVVARMEDFYYQYINKPEVGGRPKISASFGPGEVTPPPSPAASPSPSASIPSTPSPSPTSSSPASALPTTPPDFNFSPGPRPTTDPGAVTHLSPPVDLISPVAVPEPLEGVWQGVGSKVDGQHAVYVTRVRTDNVHTSYYATAMWLDTSLLNSMFVPGYEEPKGGANPFNGALPQELWPLVMANTNGAFRLEDTRAGYWYDGQMVHPLEKGRASAVFYRDGQVFIGRWGRNLSLTPDMIAVRQNLDLIVDHGQSKVNGPEYNVNWGATTDKENLAWRAGMGQRADGSLVYVVGQALSAQSLADTLVATGVQRAMVLDMNEYWSAGFFFNHQRDGDPICHKLDPDTSGPCDRFLHSFARDSFQFLAAYPLTKRHPAS from the coding sequence ATGCGCACGGTCATCAAGCGAACCTCACTCATTCTTGCTGCCCTACTGGTCGCGGCATTGGTATTTGTCGGTTGGTCCATTTACAGCGCGATGGACCAGAGACCCGGCGAACCATTTCAAGTCGTAGCTGCAACGTGGATGCGCGACCATCACATGGGCGCCGTGGTTGCGCGCATGGAGGACTTCTACTACCAGTACATCAACAAACCTGAAGTCGGCGGAAGGCCAAAGATCTCTGCGAGTTTTGGCCCGGGTGAGGTGACACCACCACCAAGCCCAGCTGCTTCGCCATCACCAAGTGCATCGATCCCATCCACGCCCTCCCCGAGCCCAACATCGAGTTCTCCAGCCTCCGCTCTACCGACCACCCCTCCTGACTTCAACTTCTCCCCTGGACCAAGACCCACGACTGACCCGGGTGCAGTCACCCACCTCAGCCCCCCAGTTGATCTCATTTCGCCCGTTGCCGTTCCCGAGCCATTGGAAGGTGTCTGGCAAGGCGTCGGCAGCAAGGTTGATGGGCAGCACGCGGTGTATGTCACGCGCGTGCGCACTGACAATGTCCACACCAGTTATTACGCGACGGCAATGTGGCTGGACACCTCACTTCTGAACTCAATGTTCGTGCCGGGATATGAAGAGCCCAAGGGCGGAGCAAATCCATTCAACGGAGCACTGCCGCAAGAGCTCTGGCCCCTCGTGATGGCCAACACCAATGGTGCATTCCGACTCGAGGACACGCGTGCCGGATATTGGTACGACGGCCAGATGGTCCATCCTCTGGAAAAGGGCCGCGCCTCAGCGGTCTTCTATCGCGACGGGCAAGTCTTCATCGGCAGATGGGGGAGAAATCTCAGCTTGACTCCGGACATGATCGCCGTGCGGCAGAACTTGGATTTGATCGTTGATCACGGTCAGTCAAAGGTCAACGGACCCGAGTACAACGTCAACTGGGGTGCCACAACGGACAAGGAGAATCTTGCGTGGCGGGCGGGCATGGGCCAACGCGCTGACGGCAGTCTGGTGTATGTCGTTGGCCAAGCACTGTCAGCTCAGAGCCTCGCAGACACTTTGGTTGCAACTGGAGTGCAGCGAGCGATGGTGCTCGACATGAATGAGTACTGGTCGGCCGGCTTCTTCTTCAATCACCAGCGAGATGGCGATCCCATTTGTCACAAGCTCGACCCGGACACATCTGGTCCTTGCGATCGATTCCTGCATTCCTTCGCTCGGGACAGCTTCCAGTTTCTCGCGGCGTATCCACTGACCAAGCGTCACCCCGCGTCGTAG
- a CDS encoding bifunctional [glutamine synthetase] adenylyltransferase/[glutamine synthetase]-adenylyl-L-tyrosine phosphorylase — protein sequence MSEGVGSGRHSSPASRLVRLGIVDVDRAEQILQRPAVALVLDGPDLDLLASLSGVADPDLALRMLERFFECCDARAKSLFRSDQDFRGRLLDVLGMSEALGDFLVRHPKQVEVLMDGEALARTPIATEVRSRLLTAVGADANNELAPSRDDSTATLDALRIAYRRELLGIASRDLSQLAPMKLVATWLSDLADAVLEAGVAIARAGVPAEFADCRFAVIGMGKCGGRELNYVSDVDVIFVAESIDGDEDAALRTATLLATGLMRACNETTQEGRIWEVDPNLRPEGRQGALVRTIDSHVDYYERWAKTWEFQALLKARYAAGDQVLGERYVEAVAPFVWSAVEHEGFVEDAQAMRRRVEANIPSRIGARELKLAPGGLRDVEFAVQLLQLVHGRSDVLIRSRTTLEALESLATWGYVGRADASTLGEAYSFLRTLEHRIQLFRLRRTHTMPDTDMELRRLGRSMGYRSDPVNELVAVWKRHALEVRRLHEKLFYRPLLLAVARLDAGSARLTPQAAEERLRVLGYQDPPGALRHIEALTVGVSRRASIQRTLLPVLLGWFANAPEPDGGLLGFRRVSEALGSTHWYLGLLRDESVAAERMAQLLASSRYATDLLLRAPDSVAMLVDDQELRPRSRANLIAEVQAAIGRYDEPDRAVAAVRALRRRELFRISAAQLLHLSDVDAVELALTDVSAATLVGALGVSLSVVATEFQAPLPFAFSVIAMGRFGGHELGLGSDVDVMFVYDPHEGADPETAGRLAFQVANDMRKRLMAQSNDPQLVIDADLRPEGRQGPLVRSLDSYAAYYARWSAGWESQALLRAVFVAGDAELGARFEGIIAPLRYPAAGLEPDQVREIRRLKARMESERLPRGADPNLHTKLGRGGLSDVEWVAQLLQLQHAYAVPGLRTTRTLEALEAACQAGLILREDVDYLRTAWQFAARIRDAVMLVRAHASDLVPTDIRELRGIAYVLGYSPEDSGRVLEDYQRITRRARNVMERVFYDAG from the coding sequence ATGAGCGAGGGGGTAGGTAGCGGACGCCACTCTTCGCCGGCCAGTCGCCTAGTTCGCCTCGGCATTGTCGATGTCGATCGAGCTGAGCAGATCCTTCAGCGTCCAGCCGTCGCGCTTGTCCTTGATGGACCCGACCTGGATCTGTTGGCGAGCCTGAGCGGTGTTGCTGACCCAGACCTTGCACTCAGAATGCTTGAGCGCTTCTTTGAATGCTGCGATGCGCGGGCCAAGTCCCTGTTTCGATCGGATCAGGACTTCCGCGGTCGGCTGCTGGATGTTCTCGGGATGTCCGAAGCTCTCGGCGATTTCCTCGTGCGGCATCCAAAGCAGGTTGAGGTGCTGATGGATGGGGAAGCCCTGGCTCGCACACCAATCGCGACAGAAGTGCGGTCCCGCTTGCTCACTGCTGTTGGCGCAGATGCGAATAATGAGCTCGCACCATCTCGCGATGACTCAACAGCGACCCTGGACGCATTGCGCATCGCGTATCGTCGTGAACTCTTGGGTATCGCAAGTCGTGATCTCTCGCAGCTGGCACCGATGAAGTTGGTTGCGACATGGTTGTCCGACCTGGCCGACGCTGTACTTGAGGCAGGTGTGGCGATCGCTCGAGCGGGCGTGCCTGCCGAGTTCGCTGATTGTCGATTCGCAGTCATCGGAATGGGCAAGTGTGGTGGTCGCGAACTCAACTACGTCAGCGATGTCGACGTCATCTTCGTTGCGGAATCAATCGATGGTGATGAAGATGCGGCCTTGCGAACGGCCACCTTGCTCGCAACTGGACTTATGCGCGCCTGCAATGAGACCACTCAGGAGGGACGCATCTGGGAGGTTGATCCGAATCTGCGACCTGAAGGCAGACAGGGAGCCTTGGTGCGCACGATTGACTCGCATGTGGACTACTACGAGCGCTGGGCGAAGACATGGGAGTTCCAGGCTCTTTTGAAGGCCAGATATGCAGCGGGAGATCAGGTGCTCGGCGAGCGCTATGTGGAAGCCGTAGCTCCCTTTGTCTGGAGCGCAGTTGAACACGAAGGCTTTGTCGAGGACGCCCAAGCTATGCGTCGCCGTGTCGAGGCGAATATCCCTAGCCGGATCGGAGCGCGTGAACTCAAACTTGCTCCCGGTGGCCTTCGGGATGTGGAGTTTGCTGTGCAACTGCTCCAGCTCGTGCATGGCCGAAGTGACGTCCTCATCCGGAGCCGAACAACGCTGGAAGCGCTGGAATCCCTGGCGACGTGGGGATATGTCGGCAGAGCTGATGCTTCAACTCTCGGCGAGGCCTATTCCTTCCTTCGCACTCTTGAACATCGCATCCAACTGTTCCGACTGCGTCGCACGCACACCATGCCCGACACCGACATGGAACTTCGCCGCCTGGGGAGGTCGATGGGCTACCGCAGTGATCCTGTAAATGAGCTCGTCGCCGTCTGGAAGCGTCATGCACTCGAGGTGCGAAGGCTGCACGAGAAGCTGTTCTATCGGCCATTGCTACTGGCGGTGGCTCGCCTTGATGCCGGCTCAGCCCGGCTCACGCCTCAAGCCGCGGAAGAACGACTGCGCGTACTGGGCTACCAAGACCCACCCGGCGCTTTGCGCCACATCGAGGCACTCACTGTCGGTGTCAGCCGCCGAGCTTCAATTCAGCGCACCTTGTTGCCCGTTCTCTTGGGCTGGTTCGCAAACGCACCAGAGCCAGACGGTGGATTGCTCGGATTTCGTCGAGTGAGCGAAGCGCTGGGCTCTACCCATTGGTATCTGGGTCTGTTGCGAGACGAGTCGGTGGCCGCGGAGCGGATGGCACAACTCCTGGCGAGCAGTCGTTATGCAACTGATCTGTTGCTTCGTGCCCCTGACAGTGTCGCCATGCTGGTTGATGATCAGGAGCTCAGACCGCGCTCACGCGCGAACCTCATTGCCGAAGTGCAGGCCGCCATCGGCAGATATGACGAGCCAGACCGGGCGGTAGCTGCTGTTCGAGCGCTGCGTCGGCGTGAGCTCTTTCGAATTTCGGCGGCCCAGCTGTTGCACCTCAGTGACGTCGATGCAGTGGAACTAGCATTGACGGACGTCTCTGCTGCAACTCTTGTTGGCGCCCTTGGGGTCTCGCTCAGTGTCGTAGCCACCGAATTCCAAGCCCCCTTGCCCTTCGCCTTTTCGGTGATCGCGATGGGACGATTTGGTGGGCATGAACTGGGACTGGGTAGTGATGTGGATGTCATGTTTGTCTATGACCCACATGAGGGCGCTGATCCAGAGACTGCCGGCCGGCTTGCATTTCAGGTGGCCAATGACATGCGCAAGCGATTGATGGCGCAGAGCAACGACCCGCAACTGGTGATTGACGCTGATCTGCGTCCCGAAGGCAGACAGGGACCGTTGGTACGCAGTCTTGATTCGTACGCGGCCTATTACGCGCGATGGTCGGCGGGATGGGAATCGCAAGCCTTGCTTCGCGCAGTGTTCGTTGCTGGCGATGCTGAACTCGGTGCTCGCTTCGAAGGGATCATCGCTCCGCTGCGCTATCCGGCTGCGGGCCTGGAACCAGATCAGGTGCGCGAAATCAGACGGCTGAAGGCGCGCATGGAGTCAGAACGACTTCCTCGCGGCGCGGACCCGAATCTGCACACCAAACTCGGCCGCGGTGGCCTCAGCGATGTTGAATGGGTAGCGCAACTGCTGCAGTTGCAGCACGCCTACGCAGTTCCCGGTCTTCGCACCACTCGAACATTGGAAGCCCTCGAAGCTGCCTGCCAGGCCGGGCTCATCCTTCGCGAAGATGTCGACTACTTGCGCACGGCCTGGCAGTTCGCCGCGCGCATTCGTGACGCTGTGATGTTGGTGCGAGCGCATGCCTCCGATCTTGTCCCAACTGATATTCGTGAACTGCGGGGGATTGCATATGTGCTCGGCTACTCGCCAGAGGACTCCGGCCGAGTGCTGGAGGACTACCAGCGCATCACCCGTCGCGCGCGCAATGTTATGGAGCGAGTCTTCTACGACGCGGGGTGA
- the glnA gene encoding type I glutamate--ammonia ligase encodes MDKQAEFVLRTIEERDIRFVRLWFTDVLGTLKSVAIAPAELEGAFAEGIGFDGSAIEGFTRVYESDMIAKPDPGTFSLLPWRSEGPGAARLFCDIQMPDGSASYADPRFVLKRTLTRAADLGFTFYVHPEVEFYLLQGRHKLGELPEPADSYGYFDNTPHGQSADFRRQAIMMLEQMGISVEFSHHEGGPGQQEIDLRYADALTTSDNLMTFRLVMQEVALEQGMFATFMPKPFTQHPGSGMHTHLSLFEGDRNVFYEAGAPLQLSKLGRAFIAGLLQHAPEITAVTNQWVNSYKRLLGGAEAPAWACWGHNNSSALIRVPMYKPSKGNSTRIEYRALDSAANPYLAYAVILAAGLKGIEEGYELPAGAEEDVWALTESERRALGMKALPASLGQALEVMERSELVAETLGEHVFDFFLRNKKAEWDNYRGQVSQWELDQYLPRL; translated from the coding sequence ATGGATAAGCAGGCCGAATTTGTGCTGCGCACGATCGAGGAGCGAGATATTCGATTCGTTCGTCTCTGGTTCACCGATGTGCTCGGCACACTGAAGTCGGTTGCAATTGCTCCGGCGGAACTGGAAGGCGCGTTTGCTGAAGGCATCGGCTTTGACGGCTCGGCGATTGAAGGCTTCACGCGCGTTTACGAATCCGACATGATCGCCAAGCCAGATCCGGGCACTTTCTCACTGCTGCCTTGGCGAAGTGAAGGCCCTGGTGCTGCGCGATTGTTCTGCGACATCCAGATGCCCGATGGCAGCGCCTCGTACGCCGATCCGCGCTTTGTTCTCAAGCGAACGCTGACTCGCGCTGCCGATCTCGGTTTCACTTTCTACGTGCATCCTGAGGTTGAGTTCTACCTGCTGCAAGGTCGACACAAGCTTGGTGAGCTTCCTGAGCCTGCTGACTCTTACGGCTACTTCGATAACACTCCGCACGGACAGTCCGCGGATTTCCGCCGCCAGGCGATCATGATGCTTGAGCAGATGGGCATCTCAGTTGAGTTCTCACATCACGAGGGCGGACCTGGGCAGCAGGAGATCGATCTTCGGTATGCCGATGCGCTGACCACGTCGGACAACCTCATGACCTTCCGTCTGGTCATGCAGGAGGTTGCGCTGGAGCAAGGGATGTTCGCAACATTCATGCCCAAGCCGTTCACCCAGCACCCCGGTTCTGGAATGCACACGCATCTTTCGCTGTTCGAGGGTGACCGCAATGTCTTCTACGAAGCTGGAGCCCCTCTGCAGCTCTCGAAGCTTGGTCGCGCCTTCATCGCTGGTTTGTTGCAGCACGCGCCAGAGATCACGGCTGTCACGAATCAGTGGGTGAACTCCTATAAGCGCCTACTCGGTGGCGCGGAGGCCCCGGCCTGGGCTTGCTGGGGGCACAACAACAGTTCTGCCTTGATCCGTGTGCCGATGTACAAGCCCTCCAAGGGCAACAGCACCCGCATTGAGTACCGCGCCCTTGATAGTGCGGCCAACCCCTACCTCGCCTACGCAGTCATCCTGGCTGCCGGCTTGAAGGGCATAGAAGAGGGTTACGAGTTACCTGCAGGTGCAGAAGAGGATGTCTGGGCACTGACCGAGTCAGAGCGCAGGGCGCTGGGGATGAAGGCCCTGCCCGCAAGCCTGGGCCAAGCACTTGAGGTAATGGAACGCTCAGAACTGGTGGCCGAGACCCTTGGCGAGCATGTCTTCGACTTCTTCCTGCGTAACAAGAAGGCCGAATGGGATAACTACCGCGGACAGGTAAGCCAATGGGAGCTTGACCAGTACTTGCCCCGTCTGTAG
- a CDS encoding NAD+ synthase: MPTLRLALAQANATVGDLEGNSQKILDMAVQAGAAGAHLIAFPEMMLTGYPVEDLALRPSYQHASISALDRLAGDLVSAGLGELVTVVGYLDCVDTGPSHAQVSSPVNAAAVLHQGRIVARYIKHHLPNYGVFDEARYFLPGTTPTHLRIGGTTITLAICEDLWRTGGPVEWAREVSSSLLLVLNASPYERNKTDVRRTLCSERAIEAGCAVAYVNLVGGQDELVFDGDSLVVNAKGKVVARGAQFVEELVIVDLAMPESQIHDDVTQLAGQLNTEEPAETGEIRERLPEFDEIYSALVCGLADYVNKNHFKSVILGLSGGIDSALVAALACDAIGADRVYAVSMPSVYSSEHSKDDAADMAERTGLHLRTVPIAPMVDAFMGSLHLTGLAEENLQARVRGTTLMGISNQEGHLVLTTGNKSELSVGYSTLYGDSVGGFAPIKDVPKMLVWELSRWRNANAAELGQTPPIPPSSIEKPPSAELRPDQKDSDSLPDYPVLDALLEGYVASDHGSAQLIDAGFDPAMVDRIIRLTDGAEYKRRQSPPGTKISLRAFGRDRRLPITNAWREGRS, encoded by the coding sequence ATGCCCACTTTGCGACTCGCCCTTGCTCAGGCAAACGCCACGGTTGGGGACCTCGAGGGCAATTCTCAGAAGATCTTGGATATGGCTGTCCAAGCGGGCGCTGCCGGCGCTCATCTCATCGCCTTTCCGGAAATGATGCTCACGGGATACCCAGTTGAGGATCTGGCCCTTCGTCCGTCCTATCAACATGCGTCCATTTCTGCACTTGACCGTCTGGCTGGCGATCTCGTTTCCGCCGGGCTGGGTGAACTGGTCACGGTCGTGGGATATCTCGATTGCGTTGACACCGGTCCTTCACATGCCCAAGTCTCCTCGCCGGTCAATGCCGCAGCCGTACTTCACCAAGGCCGCATCGTGGCGCGTTACATCAAGCACCACCTTCCCAACTACGGGGTCTTCGACGAAGCTCGGTATTTTCTGCCTGGAACCACTCCAACGCATCTGCGCATCGGCGGCACGACCATCACTCTGGCTATTTGCGAGGATCTGTGGCGCACTGGTGGTCCGGTCGAATGGGCGCGTGAAGTCTCGTCCTCGCTCTTGCTCGTGCTGAATGCATCTCCATACGAACGTAACAAGACCGACGTGCGCAGGACACTCTGCAGCGAGCGCGCAATCGAGGCAGGCTGCGCCGTCGCTTACGTGAATCTGGTCGGTGGCCAGGATGAACTTGTCTTCGATGGCGATTCGCTGGTTGTGAATGCCAAGGGCAAAGTTGTCGCCCGTGGCGCACAATTCGTGGAAGAGCTCGTCATTGTTGATCTGGCAATGCCCGAATCGCAGATCCATGACGATGTCACCCAACTCGCCGGTCAACTGAATACCGAAGAGCCAGCTGAAACTGGCGAGATCCGCGAACGTCTGCCGGAGTTTGACGAGATCTACTCAGCGTTGGTTTGCGGCCTCGCAGACTACGTGAACAAGAACCATTTCAAGAGTGTGATCCTGGGTTTGAGCGGAGGCATTGACTCTGCGCTTGTCGCCGCCCTTGCATGCGATGCCATCGGCGCAGATCGGGTGTACGCCGTATCCATGCCGAGCGTGTATTCGTCAGAACATTCCAAGGATGACGCGGCGGATATGGCAGAACGCACCGGATTACACCTGCGCACTGTTCCGATTGCTCCCATGGTGGACGCATTCATGGGCTCACTGCACTTGACTGGGCTTGCCGAAGAAAACTTGCAAGCACGAGTGCGCGGAACGACGCTGATGGGCATCTCCAACCAGGAGGGCCACCTAGTGTTGACCACTGGCAATAAGAGCGAGCTGTCAGTTGGCTACTCAACGCTGTATGGCGACAGTGTTGGTGGCTTCGCTCCGATCAAGGATGTTCCCAAGATGCTGGTGTGGGAGTTGTCCCGCTGGCGCAATGCGAATGCGGCCGAACTCGGCCAGACTCCGCCTATCCCACCGAGCAGCATTGAAAAGCCGCCGAGCGCTGAACTGCGTCCAGATCAAAAGGACTCTGATTCCCTTCCCGACTACCCAGTTCTTGATGCGCTGCTGGAGGGCTATGTGGCTTCCGACCACGGCTCAGCGCAGTTGATTGACGCTGGATTTGACCCGGCCATGGTCGATCGCATCATCCGATTGACAGATGGTGCTGAGTACAAGCGTCGGCAATCCCCGCCAGGCACCAAGATCTCCCTGCGTGCCTTCGGCCGGGATCGGCGCCTGCCGATCACCAATGCCTGGCGCGAGGGTCGTTCCTGA
- a CDS encoding MFS transporter, with the protein MDSWVTSGEGHPRRWPILAVLVVSLLVVVLDNTILNIALPTIQRDLNASQGELVWAIDSYILTFAALLFTMGVLGDKYGRKLVLMAGMFVFGAASLVCAFSTSGGMLIGWRAVMGIGGAAVMPTTLAIITVVFPPHERGKAIGMWAGGVGAAIALGPVLGGILLKNPHWTEWLIGNQFGSVFLINVPIVIVGLFFIWRIVPETKNPHAGKLDVPGLLISATGMFLLVYGIVHASETKAWLVAPVLVPIVLGTIILAVFVILEIRSDHASFDMSLFKNRGYSIALSAVTLTFFAMSGITFTLPFYFQLIRGMDTLAAGLCFLPFAVGQLLAAPRSGGMVIRFGYRRVMTTGLVLVVIALIGLLLIRVDTPIWMALIVFFIFGFGMGNVIAPASTLLQNVLPLSKVGAGSAVQNAVRQVGGALGVAIVGTVLATRYALNLDAVFAASPVPVPAPVQEAASESLPATLAVIGHLQGLPASLVTQFQNSAFDAYLSASHITTFLSLTIVVIAALLVGFGLPMITPPTQGAAPVGPPVDPMDELVKEEGAAYAAEAAQEYEQTE; encoded by the coding sequence ATGGATTCCTGGGTGACTTCAGGGGAGGGCCACCCACGCAGATGGCCGATCCTCGCAGTACTTGTTGTGAGCCTTCTCGTCGTGGTCCTGGACAACACAATCTTGAACATTGCGCTGCCCACGATCCAGCGTGATCTCAATGCCAGCCAGGGGGAACTTGTCTGGGCCATTGACTCCTACATCCTGACCTTCGCCGCATTGCTGTTCACGATGGGTGTCTTAGGCGACAAATACGGACGAAAGCTCGTACTGATGGCTGGCATGTTCGTATTCGGAGCGGCCTCATTGGTGTGTGCCTTCTCCACGAGTGGAGGCATGCTGATCGGTTGGCGGGCCGTTATGGGCATCGGCGGCGCGGCGGTCATGCCAACGACCTTGGCGATCATCACCGTTGTCTTTCCTCCGCACGAGCGTGGCAAGGCAATCGGCATGTGGGCCGGTGGCGTTGGCGCGGCCATCGCTCTTGGTCCGGTGCTCGGCGGCATCCTTCTGAAGAACCCACATTGGACCGAGTGGCTGATCGGCAATCAGTTTGGTTCGGTATTCCTCATCAATGTGCCGATCGTGATTGTCGGCCTGTTCTTCATCTGGAGGATCGTCCCCGAAACGAAGAATCCGCATGCGGGCAAGTTGGACGTCCCCGGCCTGCTGATCTCAGCGACGGGCATGTTCCTGCTGGTCTACGGCATCGTGCATGCGTCTGAGACCAAGGCCTGGCTGGTGGCGCCTGTGCTGGTGCCGATCGTGCTCGGCACGATCATCCTGGCCGTCTTCGTGATTCTGGAGATCCGCAGTGATCACGCGAGCTTCGACATGAGCCTGTTCAAGAACCGCGGCTATTCCATCGCCCTCTCAGCGGTGACCTTGACCTTCTTCGCGATGTCAGGCATCACCTTCACCTTGCCGTTCTACTTCCAGCTGATCCGCGGAATGGACACCCTTGCTGCTGGGCTGTGCTTTCTGCCTTTCGCAGTCGGTCAGCTGCTTGCCGCCCCGCGAAGCGGTGGCATGGTCATCCGTTTCGGCTATCGCAGGGTGATGACGACCGGCCTGGTTCTTGTGGTGATCGCCTTGATCGGCTTGCTGTTGATTCGAGTGGACACACCGATCTGGATGGCACTCATCGTCTTCTTCATCTTCGGCTTCGGCATGGGAAATGTCATCGCTCCTGCGTCTACTTTGCTGCAGAACGTTCTGCCGCTGAGCAAGGTTGGTGCGGGTTCAGCAGTGCAGAACGCTGTGCGTCAGGTCGGTGGCGCATTAGGCGTGGCCATCGTTGGCACCGTGCTTGCCACGCGCTATGCCCTGAATCTGGATGCCGTGTTCGCAGCTTCCCCCGTGCCTGTGCCAGCACCTGTGCAGGAGGCTGCGTCGGAGTCCTTGCCTGCCACGCTCGCAGTCATCGGGCACCTTCAGGGATTGCCGGCCTCACTGGTCACACAGTTCCAGAACAGTGCCTTTGATGCCTATCTCTCTGCGTCGCACATCACTACCTTCCTGTCACTCACCATCGTGGTAATCGCTGCGCTCTTGGTGGGCTTCGGGCTGCCGATGATCACCCCGCCCACGCAGGGCGCAGCACCGGTCGGACCGCCGGTGGATCCGATGGACGAGCTCGTCAAGGAAGAGGGCGCTGCATACGCCGCGGAGGCCGCTCAGGAGTACGAGCAGACCGAATAG